From a single Shewanella denitrificans OS217 genomic region:
- a CDS encoding GNAT family N-acetyltransferase, which translates to MLVVRTFNQQDYPDVKRIYQQGIDTGNATFQTVAKDWLEWDSSMLKCCRLVAVQDKLILGWAALSPISSRQVYSGVAEVSVYLAKSAQGKGIGHLLLSKLITDSESNHIWTLQAGIFPENEASIELHKKNGFRIIGVREKFGQMGPLWRDVVLMERRSKLIG; encoded by the coding sequence ATGCTCGTAGTTCGAACATTTAACCAACAAGACTATCCTGACGTTAAACGCATCTACCAGCAGGGGATAGATACTGGCAATGCAACCTTTCAGACAGTGGCCAAAGATTGGCTCGAGTGGGATAGTTCAATGCTCAAGTGCTGTCGACTGGTTGCTGTTCAAGATAAACTCATTCTTGGCTGGGCCGCATTATCCCCCATTTCAAGCCGGCAAGTGTATTCTGGCGTGGCTGAAGTGAGCGTCTACCTTGCGAAGTCCGCCCAAGGCAAAGGCATAGGGCATTTACTCTTGTCTAAGCTAATTACAGATTCAGAATCCAATCATATTTGGACCTTGCAAGCGGGCATATTCCCTGAAAATGAAGCTAGCATTGAGCTACACAAGAAAAACGGCTTTCGAATTATCGGTGTTCGAGAAAAATTTGGCCAAATGGGCCCCCTTTGGCGCGATGTCGTCTTGATGGAAAGACGCAGCAAACTGATTGGGTGA